The Chamaesiphon minutus PCC 6605 DNA window CGTCCAACGCGCTACGAAACAATCGCAAGATATTGCCGTCGAGAATGTTGGAGCGACGATTAAAGACTGGATCGGGAATTAGGCTTTAGGCTTTAGGCTTTAGGCTTGAAATTTAGAGGGTAAATAGTTTATGGCAAAGTGAATGTACTTTTTCTTGAATACCAACGTCTTGTTTGAGATCGCATCGATTTCTTAGCCTAGAGCTTAGCACCGAGAAAACACGAAACTAAATCTCAAATCCATCCCCTAAAGCCTAAAGCCTAAAGCCTAACACCTAAAAAAATGGAACTAATCACCATCATCCTCTCCGGTATTACCGCATTATTTTCACTCACTGGAGTAGTGGTCGATAAAAATGTGGAAGCTGCCTTATTGTCCCAGCTCGATCGGGCAGAACAACTGCAAGTGAGAACTGATAACGCGCCCCCGCACCAGATTATCAACGGAAAAATTAACAAATTGCGGATTGCCGGACGGGGGTTGTGGGTGACTCGCGATCTGCGGATCGATACTTTAGAGATCGAAACCGACCCGCTAGCACTCGATCTTAAAGCACTCCAGGCTGATGGACAAACCCCCCGATCGTCCTCGCTCCAGCAGCCAATTCAGGCAGGTGTTAAGTTAAAGTTTAATGAGGAGGATTTAAATAATTTTCTAAAGTCTCCGGATGCGATCGCCCAACTCCAGAAAATGACTACTAGTACTCTCGGTGGTGCGGCGGCTGGTTCTCTTAACAAAGATTACCAAATTACCAATCCGCAAGTGAGGTTTTTGGCGAACAATCGCATCGCCATTCGGGCCGAACTCCAAGACCCTGCTTCTAGTGAAAAAATTGCTGTCAATCTCGAAACAGGTGTCAGCGTCATCGGTGGTCGCAAGTTTCAATTAGTGGAGCCTGCTGCTACAGTTGGTAGCACGCCAGTCCCGCAATTTTTGCTGGCTGGCTTGACTGCTGGAATGGACGAACGGCTGAATGTAGATATATTGGAGCAGCGCGGTTTGACAGCCAGAATTCTCCAGTTCAAAGTCAACCCCCAACAACTAGAACTAGCTGCTTTTGTCCGCTTAACCGGACGCAAAGAGTGACTTCTGGTAACAAGATCGGATGCCTACTGCGATCGATTTAATTATGTACTATTGAATATAGATCGTCGCCGAATGTCTATTCGAGCAGTTAGACTATTAATGGAGCAACACGCGATTATCGTAAGTGCTGACGCAAGTAGGTCGATGGACGGGGGAGCATTTACCAATTGCCAATTATCGGTTATTGTTTGGCTTGCCCGAGCAAATAATAGCTGAGGATCTGGCACCATCTTTCGACCACCGACTGAATGTCGATCGGTTTTGACGATTTATAGGAATTTTAATTATGGAAGAACGAAAATCTATATCTAAAAATGTAGTTGCTACCATTTCAGCACTAGTTTTAGCGGCGACTGTTACGGGTGGAGGCATTGCCTGGTTTACGATGCAAAATCGCCCCCAAGCGATCGCCCCCAACACAGTAAATCCATCCAACCCTGCTACAATCGATCCGGCGCAAGTGCAGACGCCTACGGCTACGCCGATTCCGACGCCACCCAGCTCGGTTGACACCCCCACCGTTCCCGACCAAACACCAACCGCTGGCATCAAGACTACCAAGTCTACCACCCCATCGTTCGCTAAAAACACCGATACAGTCAAAATTTGGCGATTGGATGATGATGGTAAGAAGACTTTTTTGGTATCCCAAGATCGACCCAATCCCGATACTAGTAGTACGGCTTCTAGCCCAGATGCGCGTGTCAAAAGTTCGCTGTCTACCTTGATCGCCTCCGCAGGTAAGCCCGAGGGTAAACTGACCTCGACAATCCCGGTGGGTACGAAACTATTGAGTGCCAAAGTGATGGCAGATGGTATTCATGTCGATCTATCCAAGGAGTTTACCCAAGGATATGGAGCGACTTCGATGATTGGGAGGTTGGGCCAAGTCGTGTACACGGCTACAACTCAAAACCCAACCGCTCCCGTGTGGATTACAGTCGAAGGTAAGAAATTAGAAGTACTAGGCGACGTTGGGGTCGAAGTTAGACAACCAGTCACGCGTGAAAGTTACAATCGGGATTTCCCAATTACGCCCAGCACGACTAACCCGTAACCCGAATTGGGGTTCAAAGTGCGATCGATCGACTAGCTAGGATTGACATACATCAATGGTTGTCCAAATTCGATGGGTTGACCATTTTCTACTAGTACCTGCATGACTTGTCCCGCCGATTCGGCTTCGATTTCATTCATCAGCTTCATGGCTTCGATGATACAGACAGTTTGTCCCGCCCGAATTCGATCGCCGATCGATGCAAATGGTGGTTCGTCAGGGGCGGGAGAACGGTAAAATGTACCGACCATTGGTGACTTGATTTCGATCCACTTGCTATCGATAGTCGGCGTCGTAGGCCGCTGCTCGATCGCCGCAGGTTGGTATTCGGGTGTGGGCACAGAGATGACTGTTGAATTGATATCGGCGATCGTCGTCGAGCTTCCACCCGTGCTAATTAATGGCTGTCCCTTACTGACAGTGAGTTCAAAGTCTGAGTTTTTGAGCGTCAATTCAGTAATATTATTAGCAGCAATTGCAGCCAACAGTTCGCTAAGTTCTTTAAAATCAATTGTCATATTCAGTTATTCGTATTTAACTCTGATTTATTTAATATTGCAATATAACTAACCAACTGAGCTTAATTAATATAAACTACCAATCGTGCATCTAATGTTTCGGCAATTGAGTTTCTCATTCTTCAGCTCCACCTGCAAAGGTTGTGTATTTTATTGCGCCTGCATATTTAATTGTCGAGCTTAATTAAAATAAGATACTGCAAAATTTGTGTCTTTAGTCAATATTATAAATTGGCAGATTGCGTAACATCTTAAAATTGTTAAATTATCGACCATTTAGAGCGATCGTCTCAACAAGATTCACTCACAGTTCGCGGCGGTAGCAGCAATGCCTCGATCGCGAACCGAGGGAAAATTGGGGTTCGACCCATCGCAATTGTTAGTGGCTACCAACATATTGGAGCCTGCACTGCGATCGACAATCGCTGGACATTTAGCTTTCTCTGCCAACATATTGGTCGGTACGGGTATCGATCTTGATTTTTTCACCGATACTGATAAACAAAGGTACCGTTACCTGTGCGCCAGTTTCGACGATTGCAGGTTTACTACCACCCGTTGCCGTATCTCCTTTCATGCCGGGATCGGTATCGGTGACGACCAGCACGACGGTATTGGGCAGTTCTACTTCCATAATTTGTTCGCCCCAACGAACGATGCTGACTTCCATCCCTTCTTTGAGATACTTAACATTCGGGCCAATTTGGGTGGGAGTGAGATTGGACTCTTCAAAAGACTCCATATCCATAAACACAAATTGATCGCCGTCTTTGTATGTATGTTGCATTTTGATTTTTTCTAGCGTTGCTTGGGGCATGGTTTCCCCAGCGCGGAATGTTTCTTCCACAACGCTACCACTCTGCACATTTTTGAGCTTCGTTCGTACAAACGCCGAACCTTTACCAGGTTTGACATGGAGAGATTCGACGATCTTCCATACGCCTCCCTTCCACTCAATGGATACACCAGGTCTAAAGTCATTACTGGAAATCATGAATATTTAGATTGTTACAGAGAATTGTGGGCATCTTATTTTATCAGTCTTAGGGACGATGAAGCTATTGGTAGCGACGCACTCATCCCCAGTCCGTCGATTGCCAGTTGCCAAATTGGGCGACTGGATCGGCTCGAACGGTTCGATCCTATTAACTTGTAACTAGAGTTGGCTGAGCAATTTTGACAGCTATGCCATGGTACGAACGGGTCTTTTGATACTATCGAGTTGGCCGCTACCTTGGCAATCATCTAGAGCGGATTATACCAATTAGCTTGGCTCTCTCGTACTTATGGTGATAAATAAATCGGCGTTGCTGAATTGATGTATGATATGGCGACCGCCGCTTAGGCGGCGCGCAAGCTTCGAGACCAAAAAAATATTCAAAATAGGATGAAATCTTTAGCTACATTTAATAGTTAGCTGAATATGGGATGGGAACATCCCAGAACTTGAGATAGTGAATTAGTAATCTAACTGAATGTGCCAGCATTTCTTTCGACTTAGAATAGCAAAGCGTCTTGCGATGAAGTCTGGCTAAATAGTGTCTAAGCCTTGTATTTTCTCCCTCTACTCTAGTCATATAAGTTTTACAAATAATCTGGTCTCCATCTGGAATAAATATCGGGTAGACTGGCCATCCATCCGTGATGTAAAAGTAGCATTTCCAGCTACTGACTAGTTCCCATAATGGCTGAAAAGTTTTTGCACTGTGGTCGCCCAGTACCCATCCTAAAATTCCTGGGTGAAAGTGATTTACTGCCGTCCAGAGCCAGATTTTGTTTTTTTTGAGCCAACAAATGTTTCTAGTTCATCCAGCTCTCCTACTTGTGGAATTATTTCTGGTGCATAAGCATTTGGGAGTAATTCACCGACTTGCTTAACCCAATTAATAATACTTGTATGATGTACTCCCTTAATTCGCTCAATTGCTCTGAAACCCATCCCATTTACATACATGAGGAGACATTCTTTTTTAATTTCTTCTCCATAACCTTGATCAGTTTGATAACAATCTATGAATTGTCTGCCGCAATCAACACAGATATGATTCTGTTTGCCTGCTTTATGCCCATTTTTATTAACACGAGTTGACTTACACTCTGGACATTCGATCGACTCTAATTTACTGTTCATTGTTTTTAGTCAACTTTACACTCGATCGTTATATCATACATCAATTCAGCAACGCCAATAAATCTTATAGAAGGGGGGAAAGGGGAAAGGGTAAAGGGGAAAGGGATGGAGTGAAAGTTAATTTAGTATGGCGTGATACTATTCACCCCAGAATATCGAGAGAGCCGACTACAAATGACAAAAGAGAGAGTAGAGGCTAGCGATTCGCGCACGCCGTTATTTCCCGAATCAAGACAGAGGGTAGAAGGGATATGTAGTCGAAGTTTAAAGAATTGATATTAATTATCTAAGCTATAAAAATCGGTGGTCAGAGAGAATTCTCACCACCGATAACAATATCTCTAAGTACTTTAAAATCGCCCACAATCAGGGTTGTGGCATCGATCGATACCATCTTTCTGGATTAGCCAGACACTGATGCTTACTAGTTAAGAGGAACGACGATGTTTTTTATCGATTTCTCCTTCAAATGGTTGGAGACCAGTTGCTGGATATTCATTCCGATCGAGCGCGAATATTCGTGAGAATGCATCGGAAAAATAACCGATAAAACGTTCTAGCATGGTGGCAATTTGCATAACTTAGCCCCTGCATTAATATAGGTGAATAATTCAATCCTTGATAGTTTTAATTATACGCGCTCAATTCGATCGAGCTTGCTAATGTAATAGATCTTTAACGATCCCGCTCTCCAAAGTCAGCAGCAGAAATATTCCAAATTTAACTTTTACAACACCCCTTTAGAGCTAGGAATGCTACCCATCCGCCGCAGGTCGAGTTCTGTAGCCATCCGCATCGCTCTGGCAAAAGATTTGAATGTAGCTTCGATAATATGGTGGGAATTGATGCCATCTAATTGCCGAATGTGTAGCGTCATCAAACTGTGGTTGACCACTGCTACAAAAAATTCGCGAACTAATTGTGTATCGTAAGTTCCGACGCGTTGGGTGGGAATCTCTAAACCATAACTGAGGTGGGGACGACCGGAAAAATCTAGAGCCACTTGGACTAACGCTTCGTCTAATGGTGCAACGAAATGACCGAAGCGGACGATTCCTTTGCGATCGCCTAAAGCTTTGCCCAAAGCCATACCCAAGGTAATACCCACATCCTCATTCGTATGGTGATCGTCAATTTCGATATCTCCTGTAGCGGTAATGTGGAGATCGAATAAGCCGTGGGACGAGATTTGGTGGAGCATGTGATCGAGAAATGGTACGCCTGTCTGCGCGTGACAGACCCCCGTACCATCGAGATCGATCGTCACGGTGACATCGGTTTCACCAGTGCGACGATGAACTGTCGCAACTCGATGTTCGGGTGGCAAATTAGCAGCAAGTTTGAGGTGAGGAGCGATCTCTGTGGGCATAAGGGTGGATGAGTGGATGGGTGGATGGGTGGATGCTTCGACTTCGCTCAGCAACAGGGTGGATGGGTAGATGGGTAGATAGGTGGATAGGTAGATGGGTAGATGGGTAGATGGGTAGATGGGTGGAAGCTTACGTTCAAAATTACTATCCCCTATCCCCTATCCCCTATCTACTATTCACTATCTACTATCCACTATCCATTACTAGCCTCTACCCTCTGATTCTATCACTTTGGCTAATCCTCACTAATTGTCTAGATTCTGGGTGTAAGCTTTAGGCCGAAATTTGGGAATGATAGAAAGGTAATCTTCAGATACAACGGAATCGGTAGATGAGTGGAATGTCTATGGGTGATGTCTTAATACCAGGGGAAACATTGCCACTAATTCCCTATCAATCACAGGATCTCGCTCGGCTGATCGAATCTTTTCGACAACAGCAGGCGAGTGGAACTTTGCAGCTTGAAGTAGAAGTACAGACTGGCAAATATTGGCAACGAGTTTTGATGTGGTATAAAGGCGAAATTACCTATGGGGGTAATAAGCTAATCGATCGTGGCGAACTAGTTAGGACGCTCGTTCAAAAATTCAAACCAGAATACGCGCAATCGATCGAGGGTTGGCTGATCCAACAGTTAGTCTATCCTCATTCTAGTCGCGAACTATTAACATTTTTGGTGCAAAGACAGGTGTTGACGTGGGAACAGATCGATACTTGGGCGCAAGGACAGGTGGTCTTCGCCCTCGAACAAGCGATCGGGTTTCCTGGTAAATATCGGTTCGTACCGCAGACAGAGGTTGACTTCTATCATGGAGCCGACGGCTGTGGTTTGAACTGGCAACAATTGATGATGACAGTCAATACCCGCCAGCAGTATTGGAGCAAAATTACAAATTTAATTCCGAGCATTGCCGCCGTACCGTTGCCCCCGACGCCAGCGATGCTGGCCAAAATCGCCGAAGCAGCGATCGAGCAACATTCGCGCAAATGGTTTGACGGACAAAGAACGATCGTTGATATTGCCACTGCTTTGGAGCGAGATCCGCTCCAAGTTGCCCGCTCCTACGCGCAATGGGCGCAAATGGGGTGGATGCACTGCCAAAAGCCGATCGATGTCGTGGTGGAGCCACAAGCCCCCGCAGAATTGCCGATCGTCTTATCGGTAGACGACAGCCCGATCGTGCAAACGCGGATCAAGCGAGCCTTGAGCGACCATTGTGAGGTCTTGCTGGCTAATGATGCGATGAGTGCCTTGCATCTACTCGCGCGGCAGCCTGTGGACTTACTGTTACTGGATGTAACGATGCCCGGTATCGATGGCATCGAGCTATGTCAGACCTTACGCCGGATGAGTAAATTTACGCAACTGCCGATCGTCATGCTCACCGCCAAAGATAAGAGCTACGATCGCGCTCTAGCCGAGATGGTAGGCGCGACTGAGTATCTGACTAAGCCTTTAAATGATGAAAAATTGGTGGCAATTGTGAATCAATACACTAAAGGTGGGCATATTCAATAAGAGGTCGTCTGTTTTTTATATTTAATTAACATCATGGTAGATAAGCAGAATCTGATCTTTGGTTTGCATGGTTCGCTGTATGGAATTAATACTACCTTTGTCAGAGAAATCTGCTGGCTGCCAGAGTTGTACTCGTTGGCAACCGCACCAGCAGATATCATCGGTATTTTTAATTGGCGATCGCATTTAGTACCAGTATTACATTTAGATTTACGTTTTGGGCGCGGTTTTTCTGGCTGCAATATGACCGATCGAGTCATTGTGGTTGAGG harbors:
- a CDS encoding DUF2993 domain-containing protein, whose product is MELITIILSGITALFSLTGVVVDKNVEAALLSQLDRAEQLQVRTDNAPPHQIINGKINKLRIAGRGLWVTRDLRIDTLEIETDPLALDLKALQADGQTPRSSSLQQPIQAGVKLKFNEEDLNNFLKSPDAIAQLQKMTTSTLGGAAAGSLNKDYQITNPQVRFLANNRIAIRAELQDPASSEKIAVNLETGVSVIGGRKFQLVEPAATVGSTPVPQFLLAGLTAGMDERLNVDILEQRGLTARILQFKVNPQQLELAAFVRLTGRKE
- a CDS encoding GerMN domain-containing protein, which encodes MEERKSISKNVVATISALVLAATVTGGGIAWFTMQNRPQAIAPNTVNPSNPATIDPAQVQTPTATPIPTPPSSVDTPTVPDQTPTAGIKTTKSTTPSFAKNTDTVKIWRLDDDGKKTFLVSQDRPNPDTSSTASSPDARVKSSLSTLIASAGKPEGKLTSTIPVGTKLLSAKVMADGIHVDLSKEFTQGYGATSMIGRLGQVVYTATTQNPTAPVWITVEGKKLEVLGDVGVEVRQPVTRESYNRDFPITPSTTNP
- the accB gene encoding acetyl-CoA carboxylase biotin carboxyl carrier protein; the encoded protein is MTIDFKELSELLAAIAANNITELTLKNSDFELTVSKGQPLISTGGSSTTIADINSTVISVPTPEYQPAAIEQRPTTPTIDSKWIEIKSPMVGTFYRSPAPDEPPFASIGDRIRAGQTVCIIEAMKLMNEIEAESAGQVMQVLVENGQPIEFGQPLMYVNPS
- the efp gene encoding elongation factor P; its protein translation is MISSNDFRPGVSIEWKGGVWKIVESLHVKPGKGSAFVRTKLKNVQSGSVVEETFRAGETMPQATLEKIKMQHTYKDGDQFVFMDMESFEESNLTPTQIGPNVKYLKEGMEVSIVRWGEQIMEVELPNTVVLVVTDTDPGMKGDTATGGSKPAIVETGAQVTVPLFISIGEKIKIDTRTDQYVGRES
- a CDS encoding IS1 family transposase (programmed frameshift); its protein translation is MECPECKSTRVNKNGHKAGKQNHICVDCGRQFIDCYQTDQGYGEEIKKECLLMYVNGMGFRAIERIKGVHHTSIINWVKQVGELLPNAYAPEIIPQVGELDELETFVGSKKTKFWLWTAVNHFHPGILGWVLGDHSAKTFQPLWELVSSWKCYFYITDGWPVYPIFIPDGDQIICKTYMTRVEGENTRLRHYLARLHRKTLCYSKSKEMLAHSVRLLIHYLKFWDVPIPYSANY
- the hisB gene encoding imidazoleglycerol-phosphate dehydratase HisB, coding for MPTEIAPHLKLAANLPPEHRVATVHRRTGETDVTVTIDLDGTGVCHAQTGVPFLDHMLHQISSHGLFDLHITATGDIEIDDHHTNEDVGITLGMALGKALGDRKGIVRFGHFVAPLDEALVQVALDFSGRPHLSYGLEIPTQRVGTYDTQLVREFFVAVVNHSLMTLHIRQLDGINSHHIIEATFKSFARAMRMATELDLRRMGSIPSSKGVL
- a CDS encoding response regulator codes for the protein MSGMSMGDVLIPGETLPLIPYQSQDLARLIESFRQQQASGTLQLEVEVQTGKYWQRVLMWYKGEITYGGNKLIDRGELVRTLVQKFKPEYAQSIEGWLIQQLVYPHSSRELLTFLVQRQVLTWEQIDTWAQGQVVFALEQAIGFPGKYRFVPQTEVDFYHGADGCGLNWQQLMMTVNTRQQYWSKITNLIPSIAAVPLPPTPAMLAKIAEAAIEQHSRKWFDGQRTIVDIATALERDPLQVARSYAQWAQMGWMHCQKPIDVVVEPQAPAELPIVLSVDDSPIVQTRIKRALSDHCEVLLANDAMSALHLLARQPVDLLLLDVTMPGIDGIELCQTLRRMSKFTQLPIVMLTAKDKSYDRALAEMVGATEYLTKPLNDEKLVAIVNQYTKGGHIQ